The following are encoded in a window of Megalobrama amblycephala isolate DHTTF-2021 linkage group LG19, ASM1881202v1, whole genome shotgun sequence genomic DNA:
- the grm3 gene encoding metabotropic glutamate receptor 3 isoform X2: protein MMWFAIRALLLVMLGAEILLSSGDSPRREIKIDGDLVLGGLFPIHEKGIGMDECGRINEDRGIQRLEAMLFAIDQINQDVGLLPGVALGVHILDTCSRDTYALEQALEFVRASLTKVDDTEFICPDGSYALQEDSPLAITGVIGGSFSSVSIQVANLLRLFQIPQISYASTSAKLSDKTRYDYFARTVPPDSYQAKAMAEILRAFNWTYVSTVASEGDYGETGIEAFEQQARLRNICIATSEKVGRSSAKRSSYEAVVRQLLQKPTARVAVLFLRSDDARELIAAAARLNASFLWVASDGWGAQESIVKGNEFSADGAITLELAANPLPEFNRYFQSLTPFNNHRNPWFKDFWEQKFQCSLGGPSAAGAGTPKPPCDPELAVDSSNFEPESKIMFVVNAVYAMAHALHRMQRTLCANTTRLCDAMRSIDGRKLYRDFLLHVNFRGLQAL from the exons ATGATGTGGTTCGCGATCCGTGCTCTGCTCCTGGTGATGCTGGGTGCCGAGATCTTGCTTTCCAGCGGAGACTCTCCCCGCAGAGAAATTAAGATCGATGGGGACCTGGTTCTGGGAGGCCTCTTCCCCATCCATGAGAAGGGCATCGGCATGGATGAATGTGGCCGGATCAACGAAGACCGTGGCATCCAGCGGCTTGAGGCAATGCTCTTCGCCATAGATCAGATCAACCAGGATGTAGGTCTGCTACCGGGCGTGGCTTTGGGCGTCCACATCTTGGACACATGCTCGAGGGACACCTATGCTCTGGAACAGGCTCTGGAGTTCGTCAGGGCCTCGCTTACAAAAGTGGATGATACAGAGTTCATCTGTCCCGATGGTTCCTACGCACTTCAGGAAGACAGTCCACTGGCCATAACTGGTGTCATTGGGGGATCTTTTAGCAGCGTCTCCATACAG GTGGCCAACCTGCTGCGGCTATTTCAGATCCCTCAGATCAGCTACGCCAGTACCAGTGCCAAACTCAGCGACAAAACCCGCTACGACTACTTCGCACGCACCGTCCCTCCAGACTCCTACCAGGCCAAGGCCATGGCGGAGATCCTGCGTGCCTTCAACTGGACCTACGTTTCCACTGTTGCCTCCGAAGGTGACTACGGAGAGACAGGAATCGAAGCCTTTGAACAGCAAGCCCGTTTGAGAAACATCTGCATCGCTACTTCGGAAAAAGTGGGGCGATCAAGTGCGAAACGGTCTTCGTACGAGGCGGTGGTCCGTCAGCTTCTACAGAAGCCCACAGCCCGTGTAGCCGTGCTTTTTTTGCGTAGCGACGATGCTCGAGAACTCATCGCGGCCGCCGCACGCCTCAATGCATCGTTCCTCTGGGTAGCAAGTGACGGCTGGGGGGCGCAAGAGAGCATCGTCAAAGGGAACGAATTCTCGGCAGACGGGGCGATCACGCTGGAGCTAGCAGCTAATCCTTTACCAGAGTTCAACCGCTACTTCCAGAGCCTCACGCCCTTTAATAATCATCGCAACCCATGGTTCAAAGACTTCTGGGAGCAAAAGTTTCAGTGTTCATTGGGCGGGCCTTCGGCAGCAGGGGCGGGAACCCCAAAGCCACCTTGTGACCCAGAATTGGCTGTGGACAGCTCAAATTTTGAGCCAGAATCAAAGATTATGTTTGTCGTAAATGCCGTGTATGCCATGGCGCACGCCTTGCACCGAATGCAACGCACTCTTTGTGCCAACACCACACGCTTGTGCGATGCCATGCGCAGTATTGATGGCAGGAAACTCTACCGGGACTTTCTGCTTCACGTCAACTTTAGAG GTTTACAGGCTCTGTAA
- the grm3 gene encoding metabotropic glutamate receptor 3 isoform X1, with amino-acid sequence MMWFAIRALLLVMLGAEILLSSGDSPRREIKIDGDLVLGGLFPIHEKGIGMDECGRINEDRGIQRLEAMLFAIDQINQDVGLLPGVALGVHILDTCSRDTYALEQALEFVRASLTKVDDTEFICPDGSYALQEDSPLAITGVIGGSFSSVSIQVANLLRLFQIPQISYASTSAKLSDKTRYDYFARTVPPDSYQAKAMAEILRAFNWTYVSTVASEGDYGETGIEAFEQQARLRNICIATSEKVGRSSAKRSSYEAVVRQLLQKPTARVAVLFLRSDDARELIAAAARLNASFLWVASDGWGAQESIVKGNEFSADGAITLELAANPLPEFNRYFQSLTPFNNHRNPWFKDFWEQKFQCSLGGPSAAGAGTPKPPCDPELAVDSSNFEPESKIMFVVNAVYAMAHALHRMQRTLCANTTRLCDAMRSIDGRKLYRDFLLHVNFRAPFSSVGSENQVKFDAHGDGMGRYNIFNYQRVPGSDKFTYVQVGEWAEILSLNEGLIGWPRGADVPTSQCSDPCAPNEMKKMQAGEYCCWICTPCEPYEYLPDEFTCMPCASGQWPRPDLTGCYDLPEDYIMWEDAWAIGPISIACVGFICTLMVFIVFIRHNDTPLVKASGRELCYILLLGVFMSYVMTFIFIAKPSPIVCTLRRLGLGTSFAVCYSALLTKTNRIARIFSGVKEGGAQRPRFISPSSQVFICLSLISVQLLLVSIWLLLEVPGTRRFTTPEKRQTVILKCNVRDSSMLLSLSYNVVLVVLCTVYAFKTRKCPENFNEAKFIGFTMYTTCIIWLAFLPIFYVTSSDYRVQTTTMCISVSLSGFVVLGCMFAPKVHIIMFQPQKNVTSHRLNMNRFSVSGPATSYASHASVSAQYVPTVCNGREIVDSTTSSL; translated from the exons ATGATGTGGTTCGCGATCCGTGCTCTGCTCCTGGTGATGCTGGGTGCCGAGATCTTGCTTTCCAGCGGAGACTCTCCCCGCAGAGAAATTAAGATCGATGGGGACCTGGTTCTGGGAGGCCTCTTCCCCATCCATGAGAAGGGCATCGGCATGGATGAATGTGGCCGGATCAACGAAGACCGTGGCATCCAGCGGCTTGAGGCAATGCTCTTCGCCATAGATCAGATCAACCAGGATGTAGGTCTGCTACCGGGCGTGGCTTTGGGCGTCCACATCTTGGACACATGCTCGAGGGACACCTATGCTCTGGAACAGGCTCTGGAGTTCGTCAGGGCCTCGCTTACAAAAGTGGATGATACAGAGTTCATCTGTCCCGATGGTTCCTACGCACTTCAGGAAGACAGTCCACTGGCCATAACTGGTGTCATTGGGGGATCTTTTAGCAGCGTCTCCATACAG GTGGCCAACCTGCTGCGGCTATTTCAGATCCCTCAGATCAGCTACGCCAGTACCAGTGCCAAACTCAGCGACAAAACCCGCTACGACTACTTCGCACGCACCGTCCCTCCAGACTCCTACCAGGCCAAGGCCATGGCGGAGATCCTGCGTGCCTTCAACTGGACCTACGTTTCCACTGTTGCCTCCGAAGGTGACTACGGAGAGACAGGAATCGAAGCCTTTGAACAGCAAGCCCGTTTGAGAAACATCTGCATCGCTACTTCGGAAAAAGTGGGGCGATCAAGTGCGAAACGGTCTTCGTACGAGGCGGTGGTCCGTCAGCTTCTACAGAAGCCCACAGCCCGTGTAGCCGTGCTTTTTTTGCGTAGCGACGATGCTCGAGAACTCATCGCGGCCGCCGCACGCCTCAATGCATCGTTCCTCTGGGTAGCAAGTGACGGCTGGGGGGCGCAAGAGAGCATCGTCAAAGGGAACGAATTCTCGGCAGACGGGGCGATCACGCTGGAGCTAGCAGCTAATCCTTTACCAGAGTTCAACCGCTACTTCCAGAGCCTCACGCCCTTTAATAATCATCGCAACCCATGGTTCAAAGACTTCTGGGAGCAAAAGTTTCAGTGTTCATTGGGCGGGCCTTCGGCAGCAGGGGCGGGAACCCCAAAGCCACCTTGTGACCCAGAATTGGCTGTGGACAGCTCAAATTTTGAGCCAGAATCAAAGATTATGTTTGTCGTAAATGCCGTGTATGCCATGGCGCACGCCTTGCACCGAATGCAACGCACTCTTTGTGCCAACACCACACGCTTGTGCGATGCCATGCGCAGTATTGATGGCAGGAAACTCTACCGGGACTTTCTGCTTCACGTCAACTTTAGAG CTCCATTCTCCTCTGTCGGCTCGGAGAATCAAGTAAAATTTGACGCACATGGTGACGGAATGGGCCGCTACAACATCTTCAACTACCAGAGAGTGCCAGGCAGTGACAAGTTCACTTATGTCCAGGTCGGAGAGTGGGCGGAGATTCTTTCTCTAAACGAGGGCTTGATCGGCTGGCCAAGGGGAGCAGACGTGCCCACGTCTCAGTGCAGCGATCCTTGCGCTCCTAATGAGATGAAGAAGATGCAAGCGGGTGAATACTGCTGCTGGATTTGCACTCCCTGCGAGCCCTATGAATACCTGCCAGATGAGTTCACATGCATGCCCTGCGCATCTGGCCAGTGGCCCCGTCCTGACCTGACCGGATGCTACGACCTTCCTGAGGACTACATCATGTGGGAGGATGCTTGGGCCATCGGGCCCATCTCAATTGCATGCGTTGGCTTCATCTGTACCTTAATGGTCTTCATCGTTTTCATTCGACACAACGACACGCCGCTGGTCAAAGCATCCGGTCGCGAGCTGTGCTACATCCTGCTGCTTGGTGTCTTCATGTCGTACGTCATGACTTTCATATTCATCGCAAAACCGTCACCTATCGTGTGCACGCTGAGGCGGTTAGGCCTTGGTACCTCGTTTGCAGTGTGCTACTCTGCCTTGCTCACGAAGACCAATCGCATCGCTCGCATCTTCAGCGGCGTGAAGGAGGGAGGGGCTCAGCGACCACGCTTCATCAGTCCCAGCTCACAGGTgttcatctgtctgtcattgATCTCAGTGCAGCTCTTGTTAGTTTCCATCTGGCTACTGCTGGAAGTTCCCGGTACGCGGAGATTCACCACACCGGAGAAACGTCAGACTGTCATTTTGAAGTGTAACGTAAGGGACTCTAGCATGCTGCTCTCGCTAAGCTACAACGTGGTTCTGGTGGTCCTCTGCACAGTCTATGCCTTCAAGACCCGCAAATGTCCAGAGAACTTCAATGAGGCCAAGTTCATCGGATTCACCATGTACACCACCTGCATCATCTGGCTGGCCTTCCTGCCCATCTTCTACGTCACCTCCAGTGACTACAGG GTCCAAACAACAACCATGTGTATATCTGTCAGTCTGAGCGGATTTGTGGTGCTGGGCTGCATGTTTGCCCCCAAAGTCCACATCATCATGTTCCAGCCTCAGAAGAACGTCACCAGTCATCGGTTAAACATGAACCGGTTCAGTGTAAGCGGGCCAGCTACTAGCTACGCATCCCATG